A stretch of the Halorussus vallis genome encodes the following:
- the hemH gene encoding ferrochelatase has protein sequence MTTGVVLLNFGEPAEPTREKVVGYLERIFMNNRSLEGDTTEEEARERSRQLAERRAPGLIEEYEGIGGSPLKPQAEAQAAMLADELDARGYDAETYVGMQFTEPFIGDAVEAAREDGVDELVGLPIYPLCGASTTVAALDELTDAVADRDWDVPVAEITGWHRHPRYNALRTDNVRRFTDAHGVDLADPETELLYSAHGTPTHYLDEGSRYDEYVEEFCDVVARKLGIEGYTLGYQNHENRDVSWTEPDVEDALETVAESGAERVVVEPVSFMHEQSETLSELDDELREEAAELGLDFYRVPIPHDDDRFPTVLADLVEPFVAGFDPGYYQFRQCQCSDSPGAMCLNAPR, from the coding sequence ATGACCACAGGGGTCGTCCTGCTGAACTTCGGCGAACCCGCGGAACCGACGCGAGAGAAGGTCGTCGGCTACCTCGAACGCATCTTCATGAACAACCGCTCGCTGGAGGGTGACACCACCGAGGAGGAGGCCCGCGAGCGCTCCCGACAACTCGCCGAGCGGCGCGCGCCCGGCCTCATCGAGGAGTACGAGGGGATCGGCGGGTCGCCGCTCAAACCCCAGGCGGAGGCCCAGGCCGCGATGCTGGCCGACGAACTCGACGCCCGGGGCTACGACGCCGAAACCTACGTCGGCATGCAGTTCACCGAACCGTTCATCGGCGACGCGGTCGAGGCCGCCCGCGAGGACGGCGTCGACGAACTCGTGGGACTTCCCATCTACCCGCTCTGCGGCGCCTCCACGACCGTCGCAGCGCTCGACGAACTGACGGACGCGGTGGCCGACCGCGACTGGGACGTCCCGGTCGCCGAGATCACGGGCTGGCACCGCCACCCGCGCTACAACGCGCTCCGGACCGACAACGTCCGGCGATTCACCGACGCCCACGGCGTCGACCTGGCCGACCCCGAGACGGAACTGCTCTACTCCGCCCACGGCACGCCCACCCACTATCTGGACGAGGGGAGCCGGTACGACGAGTACGTCGAGGAGTTCTGCGACGTCGTCGCCCGAAAGCTCGGCATCGAGGGGTACACGCTCGGCTACCAGAACCACGAGAACCGGGACGTCTCGTGGACCGAACCCGACGTCGAGGACGCGCTCGAAACCGTCGCGGAGTCCGGCGCCGAACGCGTCGTCGTCGAACCGGTGAGTTTCATGCACGAGCAGAGCGAGACGCTCTCGGAACTCGACGACGAACTCCGCGAGGAGGCCGCGGAACTCGGCCTCGACTTCTACCGGGTGCCGATTCCCCACGACGACGACCGGTTCCCGACCGTCCTCGCCGACCTCGTCGAACCGTTCGTCGCCGGCTTCGACCCCGGCTACTACCAGTTCCGGCAGTGCCAGTGTTCCGACAGCCCCGGCGCGATGTGTCTGAACGCACCGCGATGA
- a CDS encoding NUDIX hydrolase, with amino-acid sequence MTKRKPSYCPYCGAVLVTRSFEERERRFCPTCQECIFQNPVPVARVVALDGDRALFVKRAQSPYQEAWTIPGGILEVDESAALGASRELQEEALVRTSTGSISGVSKLHLNVSGEKSANSPIGPDYPTFQ; translated from the coding sequence ATGACCAAACGAAAGCCGAGTTACTGCCCGTATTGTGGGGCAGTGCTCGTAACCAGATCGTTCGAAGAACGCGAGCGACGATTCTGTCCGACGTGCCAGGAGTGTATCTTTCAGAATCCAGTTCCGGTCGCCCGCGTCGTCGCCCTCGACGGCGACAGGGCTCTGTTCGTCAAACGTGCCCAGTCTCCCTATCAGGAGGCATGGACGATACCGGGTGGCATCTTGGAAGTCGATGAGTCGGCGGCACTCGGAGCGTCGCGAGAACTCCAAGAGGAAGCCCTCGTACGCACGTCCACTGGCTCGATCTCCGGTGTCTCGAAGCTGCATTTGAACGTATCCGGGGAGAAGAGCGCGAATTCACCCATCGGTCCTGACTACCCTACTTTTCAATAA
- a CDS encoding Eco57I restriction-modification methylase domain-containing protein codes for MSTVPEYLTNRGLFSNRYLGERLPRTDRWTEVDDGAVRNAYEEIRDLYRGRIDLAAEGNERRPEADLLDRVFDALGYPPRTEEPIRADGDRRGPDCRIRCLDAADLDAADFGPTDRDATVATDGRRWRLYYRPANRPFDAHYEVDLPALLAAGDPERFKYFYLFFRRRAFPPLERDAADAAEARADEPFVEYVCERSDAFAAALSDDLRENCAAALSTLARGFLADSDLGADDLSAVYEASLTYLFRLVVVLYAESGGRGPLDVDDPVYRRRFSLDALKRRVADELDGGDPDFRPGRTTLWDRLGDLFELVDRGSAALGGDEGDPSVPAYDGDLFATGPDSGGTAAFLAANEVGDAHLARVVDLLARRKRRGENADGDGDAGGESDDGDGGERTFVDYSSLDVRHLGRIYEDLLEYDLELADDSLAGVEPGDADIAAGTGTRKATGSYYTPEFVVRHVVERALDPLVAEIRDDLNPTDPDYAGTFAERVFDLSVLDPAMGSGHFLVAAVERLSRAVAAARREQAERLGPETLEGGRGVDWARRQVARRCVYGVDRNGMAVELATASLWLRAPDADRPVASLDRHLKRGDSLVGVGPGDADAPAGSRGARSARKAQRSRPPDDESADERRRRLTAAANVRTAERLGLDLPPDAVERANEAVESDTAREDVEETRWFEAVRSAAAERGFFHWRLAFPEVFHGADGSAAADACFDAVVGNPPYVRSRNLDADLKSYVRERYETAEGAFDLYVPFLELAGELGARVSVVVPNKWTTTRYARTLRARLLGDLGLREVLDASSLDAFPDADVYPVVATYEPGRDGEATETNSITVRRAEDPAALAGAPATPVPRSFVDSLGGRVIPVGLDPAFADLAADVVADCDRLGDHATFAEGVHTGNVREKLLTDGRGDGRRNGDDGTHRKVVGGAEVGRYRLDWGGRRVRYDDGLVDRESGEYADLRDPAVFEGEKLLVRDISDRPVGAYDGEGHYALNTLYSVRSRPESDLPLRYLLGVFNSAFVARYFRQVYGGTRVSGDYLRFKPTFAAEIPVPDPDPALVSPPDVAAAAGVERRIPDDPAAAVAALVQRRRELGDERAVLDLDLLDYLDADPVNADEADGAGNARTLGEVGIPADGVGDSILAATAADREGLRIGRVDVERGCACGQPGERVRADAVAGDGVCALAVSATARYKPESRGRSNTCTADTDRWGYVETDPVAALCVHGLGWRETALVEAFVPAAVERGGGFAGVRATATKTISPLDRLRALVLPSAAVVAEVGEHYLAVRERAVELDDAIAAVEDAVDEIVCRLYGLNEREIEVVR; via the coding sequence ATGTCGACCGTTCCCGAGTATCTGACGAACCGCGGACTGTTCTCGAATCGCTACCTCGGCGAGCGCCTCCCGCGGACCGACCGCTGGACCGAGGTCGACGACGGCGCGGTCCGGAACGCCTACGAGGAGATTCGGGACCTCTACCGCGGGCGAATCGACCTCGCCGCGGAGGGCAACGAGCGACGGCCCGAGGCGGACTTACTCGACCGCGTGTTCGACGCGCTGGGGTACCCGCCGAGGACCGAGGAGCCGATTCGAGCCGACGGCGACCGTCGCGGTCCGGACTGTCGGATTCGCTGCCTCGACGCGGCCGACCTCGATGCGGCCGACTTCGGCCCGACCGACCGCGACGCGACCGTCGCCACCGACGGTCGGCGGTGGCGACTCTACTACCGACCGGCGAACCGACCCTTCGACGCACACTACGAGGTCGACCTGCCCGCGTTGCTGGCGGCCGGCGACCCGGAGCGGTTCAAGTACTTCTACCTCTTCTTCCGACGGCGAGCGTTTCCTCCCCTCGAACGAGACGCCGCCGACGCCGCGGAAGCGCGAGCGGACGAACCCTTCGTCGAGTACGTCTGCGAGCGGAGCGACGCCTTCGCCGCGGCGCTGAGCGACGACCTCCGCGAGAACTGCGCCGCGGCGCTGTCGACGCTCGCACGGGGATTCCTTGCCGACTCGGACCTCGGCGCCGACGACCTCTCCGCCGTCTACGAGGCGTCGCTGACCTACCTCTTCCGCCTCGTCGTCGTGCTGTACGCCGAGAGCGGCGGTCGCGGCCCGCTCGATGTCGACGACCCGGTCTACCGCCGGCGATTCAGCCTCGACGCGCTCAAGCGGCGGGTCGCCGACGAACTCGACGGGGGCGACCCCGACTTCCGGCCGGGGAGGACGACCCTCTGGGACCGACTCGGCGACCTGTTCGAACTCGTCGACCGGGGGAGCGCGGCGCTCGGCGGGGACGAGGGTGACCCCTCGGTTCCGGCCTACGACGGCGACCTCTTCGCTACCGGCCCCGACTCGGGCGGGACCGCCGCGTTCCTCGCCGCGAACGAGGTGGGCGACGCCCACCTCGCACGGGTCGTCGACCTGCTGGCCCGTCGAAAGCGCCGCGGGGAAAACGCCGACGGCGACGGAGACGCCGGTGGCGAGAGCGACGACGGTGACGGCGGCGAACGGACCTTCGTCGACTACTCCTCGCTGGACGTGCGCCACCTCGGACGCATCTACGAGGACCTGCTGGAGTACGACCTCGAACTCGCCGACGACTCGCTCGCCGGCGTCGAACCGGGCGACGCCGACATCGCCGCCGGGACGGGGACGCGAAAGGCGACCGGGTCGTACTACACGCCCGAGTTCGTGGTCCGCCACGTGGTCGAGCGCGCGCTCGACCCGCTCGTCGCCGAGATTCGCGACGACCTCAACCCGACCGACCCCGACTACGCCGGAACGTTCGCCGAACGCGTGTTCGACCTCTCGGTGCTCGACCCCGCGATGGGGAGCGGCCACTTCCTCGTCGCGGCGGTCGAACGCCTCTCTCGGGCCGTCGCCGCGGCCCGCCGGGAGCAGGCCGAGCGACTCGGCCCGGAGACGCTCGAAGGCGGCCGCGGCGTCGACTGGGCGCGCCGACAGGTCGCCCGCCGGTGCGTCTACGGCGTCGACCGGAACGGGATGGCGGTCGAACTGGCGACGGCGTCGCTGTGGCTCCGGGCACCCGACGCCGACCGGCCGGTGGCATCCCTCGACCGCCACCTAAAGCGCGGCGACTCGCTGGTGGGCGTCGGCCCGGGAGACGCCGACGCGCCCGCGGGGTCGCGGGGAGCGCGAAGTGCGCGGAAAGCGCAGAGATCGCGGCCCCCAGACGACGAATCGGCCGACGAACGTCGCCGCCGACTGACCGCGGCGGCGAACGTCCGAACCGCCGAGCGGTTGGGGCTCGACCTGCCACCGGACGCCGTCGAGCGCGCGAACGAGGCCGTCGAGTCGGACACGGCCCGAGAGGACGTCGAGGAAACCCGGTGGTTCGAGGCGGTCCGGTCGGCGGCCGCCGAGCGGGGATTCTTCCACTGGCGACTCGCCTTCCCGGAAGTGTTCCACGGCGCCGACGGGTCGGCGGCGGCCGACGCCTGTTTCGACGCCGTGGTCGGCAATCCGCCGTACGTCCGGAGTCGCAACCTCGACGCCGACCTGAAGTCCTACGTCCGGGAGCGCTACGAGACGGCCGAGGGGGCGTTCGACCTCTACGTGCCGTTCCTCGAACTCGCGGGCGAACTCGGCGCGCGAGTCTCGGTCGTCGTCCCGAACAAGTGGACCACGACCCGGTACGCCCGGACGCTCCGGGCGCGACTGCTCGGCGACCTCGGCCTGCGGGAGGTGCTCGACGCCTCGTCGCTGGACGCGTTCCCCGACGCCGACGTCTACCCCGTGGTCGCGACCTACGAACCCGGAAGAGACGGAGAAGCCACCGAGACGAACTCGATAACCGTCAGGCGCGCCGAGGACCCGGCCGCGCTCGCAGGGGCCCCGGCGACCCCGGTCCCGCGGTCGTTCGTCGACTCGCTCGGCGGACGGGTGATTCCGGTCGGTCTCGACCCGGCGTTCGCCGACCTCGCGGCCGACGTGGTGGCCGATTGCGACCGCCTCGGCGACCACGCGACGTTCGCCGAGGGCGTCCACACCGGCAACGTCCGCGAGAAACTGCTGACAGACGGCCGGGGCGACGGACGGAGGAACGGAGACGACGGGACTCACCGGAAGGTGGTCGGCGGCGCGGAGGTCGGTCGCTACCGACTCGACTGGGGCGGGCGGCGGGTGCGCTACGACGACGGACTCGTCGACCGCGAGTCGGGCGAGTACGCCGACCTCCGGGACCCCGCAGTGTTCGAGGGCGAGAAACTTCTCGTCCGGGACATCAGCGACCGGCCCGTCGGCGCGTACGACGGCGAGGGCCACTACGCGCTCAACACCCTCTACAGCGTCAGATCCCGCCCGGAGAGCGACCTGCCGCTCCGGTACCTGCTGGGGGTGTTCAACTCGGCGTTTGTCGCGCGCTACTTCCGGCAGGTGTACGGCGGCACTCGGGTCAGCGGCGACTACCTCCGCTTCAAGCCGACGTTCGCCGCCGAGATTCCGGTGCCGGACCCCGACCCCGCGCTGGTGTCGCCGCCCGACGTGGCGGCCGCCGCGGGCGTCGAACGCCGGATTCCCGACGACCCCGCCGCGGCCGTGGCGGCGCTCGTCCAGCGCCGCCGCGAACTCGGCGACGAGCGCGCGGTGCTGGACCTCGACCTCCTCGACTACCTCGACGCCGACCCCGTGAACGCCGATGAAGCCGACGGCGCCGGGAACGCTCGGACGCTGGGCGAGGTCGGCATTCCGGCCGACGGCGTCGGCGATTCGATTCTGGCCGCGACCGCGGCCGACCGCGAGGGCCTCCGAATCGGCCGGGTCGACGTCGAGCGGGGGTGCGCGTGCGGCCAGCCCGGGGAACGTGTGCGCGCAGACGCCGTCGCCGGTGACGGCGTCTGCGCGCTCGCGGTGTCGGCGACCGCCCGGTACAAACCCGAGAGCCGCGGACGGAGCAACACCTGTACTGCCGACACCGACCGGTGGGGGTACGTCGAAACCGACCCCGTGGCCGCGCTGTGCGTTCACGGCCTCGGCTGGCGTGAGACCGCGCTGGTCGAGGCGTTCGTCCCGGCCGCCGTCGAGCGCGGCGGGGGGTTCGCCGGCGTCCGCGCGACGGCGACGAAGACCATCTCGCCGCTTGACCGCCTGCGGGCGCTCGTCCTGCCGAGCGCCGCGGTCGTCGCCGAAGTCGGAGAGCACTACCTCGCGGTCCGCGAGCGGGCGGTCGAACTGGACGACGCCATCGCGGCGGTCGAGGACGCCGTCGACGAGATCGTCTGTCGGCTGTACGGACTGAACGAGAGGGAAATCGAGGTCGTGCGCTAA
- a CDS encoding erythromycin esterase family protein, with amino-acid sequence MSGTKEDLLSSLSELAVPFPNADELTATDLPDGLRSRLDDATVIGLGEASHGTEEFYELRFRLIRLLVEEFGVRAVGIEAGFDPLCRVNDLIVSGEGDIRSLLVEIDDYRTVKTETMADLFEWLQSFNASRPPEDRVYLYGFDMTIIENATNGLRSYLERVDADVEESILADLDTMTTGYDSDDERQALVESARRVHSTLKPMLDANESAWVEADSRQAYERVRHRLHLIDRQLEAHERDHEGRMALRDETMAETVEWIHDRSTGPVVLWGHNGHLNRGRHVLGEWEVDVRSMGEWLADSYGERYCPVGFELGAGTVVALDGRTEDIVEHPIPDPPSGSIPDVLGQVDEPLFYLSVDDLYDDSSIEEWLRTRPRRHDIWGGTPDGDNPVKYRPSDLGEFDGLLFVRETSPLVHLD; translated from the coding sequence GTGTCTGGAACAAAAGAAGACCTCCTCTCGTCGCTCTCGGAACTCGCTGTCCCGTTCCCCAACGCGGACGAACTGACGGCTACGGACCTGCCCGACGGGTTGCGCTCCCGGCTCGACGACGCGACGGTCATCGGACTGGGCGAAGCCTCACACGGTACGGAGGAGTTCTACGAACTGCGGTTCCGGCTTATCCGACTGCTCGTCGAGGAGTTCGGGGTCCGGGCGGTCGGCATCGAGGCCGGGTTCGACCCCCTGTGTCGGGTCAACGACCTCATCGTGTCTGGCGAGGGTGACATCCGATCGCTTCTCGTCGAGATCGACGACTACCGCACAGTGAAAACCGAGACGATGGCCGACCTCTTCGAGTGGCTGCAGTCGTTCAACGCCTCTCGCCCGCCCGAGGACCGCGTCTACCTCTACGGCTTCGACATGACGATCATCGAGAACGCGACAAACGGGCTCCGGTCGTACCTCGAACGCGTCGATGCTGACGTCGAGGAATCCATTCTCGCGGACCTCGACACCATGACGACCGGCTACGACTCCGACGACGAGCGCCAGGCGCTGGTCGAAAGTGCACGGCGAGTGCACTCGACGCTGAAGCCGATGCTCGACGCGAACGAGTCGGCGTGGGTCGAGGCGGATTCGCGTCAGGCGTACGAACGCGTCCGCCACCGGCTCCACCTCATCGACCGCCAGCTGGAGGCCCACGAGCGTGACCACGAGGGGCGGATGGCACTCAGAGACGAGACGATGGCCGAGACCGTCGAGTGGATTCACGACCGCTCGACGGGTCCGGTCGTCCTCTGGGGACACAACGGCCATCTCAACCGCGGCAGACACGTCCTCGGCGAATGGGAGGTGGACGTTCGGTCGATGGGGGAGTGGCTCGCCGACTCGTACGGGGAGAGATACTGTCCGGTCGGATTCGAACTCGGTGCCGGGACGGTGGTCGCGTTGGACGGCAGGACGGAGGACATCGTCGAGCATCCCATCCCCGACCCGCCATCGGGGTCGATTCCGGACGTATTGGGGCAAGTCGATGAGCCGCTGTTCTACCTGTCAGTCGACGACCTCTACGACGACTCGTCGATCGAAGAGTGGCTCCGGACGCGACCACGGCGACACGATATCTGGGGCGGGACTCCCGATGGCGACAATCCCGTAAAGTACCGCCCCTCCGACCTCGGCGAGTTCGATGGGTTGCTCTTCGTCCGTGAGACGTCGCCGCTTGTCCACTTGGACTGA
- a CDS encoding ribonuclease H-like domain-containing protein, with the protein MRLENSFIAASGVGTKTERKLWRQGVTHWDEFETGLLGPKTTENVLEFIDAARDSLDAGDADFFGDALPSDQFWRAYENFADDACFFDIETTGLDSSRHDVTTVSLHRGGDTRTYVQDEDLTADVLREEFAESSMLVSFNGKRFDQPFLEDCLDLDVTTPHLDLLYACKQVGLSGGLKNVEKAVGIDRADGDVDGREAVRLWHRYDRNEDDAALDRLVKYNREDAENLKDLLEHVHGRLRADVFEAYV; encoded by the coding sequence ATGCGACTGGAGAACAGCTTCATCGCCGCCAGCGGGGTGGGGACGAAGACCGAGCGCAAACTCTGGCGGCAGGGGGTCACCCACTGGGACGAGTTCGAAACGGGGTTGCTGGGGCCGAAGACGACCGAGAACGTCCTGGAGTTCATCGACGCCGCCCGCGACAGCCTCGACGCGGGCGATGCCGACTTCTTCGGCGACGCCCTGCCGAGCGACCAGTTCTGGCGGGCCTACGAAAACTTCGCGGACGACGCCTGCTTCTTCGACATCGAAACCACGGGCCTCGATAGTTCCCGTCACGACGTGACGACGGTGAGCCTCCACCGTGGGGGCGACACCCGAACCTACGTGCAGGACGAGGACCTCACCGCCGACGTCCTCCGCGAGGAGTTCGCCGAGTCGAGCATGCTCGTCTCGTTCAACGGCAAGCGCTTCGACCAGCCCTTCCTGGAGGATTGCCTCGACCTCGACGTGACGACGCCCCACCTCGACCTGCTGTACGCCTGCAAGCAGGTCGGCCTCTCCGGGGGACTGAAGAACGTCGAGAAGGCGGTCGGCATCGACCGCGCCGACGGCGACGTCGACGGCCGCGAGGCGGTCCGGCTCTGGCACCGTTACGACCGCAACGAGGACGACGCCGCACTCGACCGACTGGTGAAGTACAACCGCGAGGACGCCGAGAATCTGAAGGACCTCCTCGAACACGTCCACGGGCGACTCCGCGCCGACGTGTTCGAGGCGTACGTCTAA
- a CDS encoding aminotransferase class I/II-fold pyridoxal phosphate-dependent enzyme, whose translation MELPPFELERWLDEYEPDADLMLAESGVRSLPADRFDLDAGELGYVIPTDGSPAFRADIAERYDRDAEEVVLTCGTQEADYLTFMALLDEGDHSVVVSPTYQSLASVPGAVGEVSEVRTEPPEWELSVDAVAEAMRSDTRLVVLTNPSNPTGKYLGAETIQALYDLVEENDAYLLVDEVYRMLADDPHAPAASLGPRAISTAGVSKSYGLAGARLGWVVAETEIADAVRKWKDYTTISPPKLGQHVARQALGDQEAEILEANRAHAKSNRERVVAFVERYDLDWFEPTGVNGFPTIPDGFESGKQFCRSLFEAESVVLAPGDVFGYPDRFRIGFGLHTDELEEGLERVGRHIENHD comes from the coding sequence ATGGAGTTGCCCCCTTTCGAACTGGAACGGTGGTTGGACGAGTACGAACCGGACGCCGACCTGATGCTCGCCGAAAGCGGCGTTCGGAGCCTTCCCGCCGACCGTTTCGACCTCGACGCGGGCGAACTCGGCTACGTCATCCCGACCGACGGATCACCGGCGTTCCGGGCCGACATCGCCGAGCGCTACGACCGCGACGCCGAGGAGGTGGTCCTCACGTGCGGAACCCAAGAGGCGGACTATCTCACGTTCATGGCGCTCTTAGACGAGGGCGACCACAGCGTCGTCGTCTCGCCGACCTACCAGTCGCTCGCGAGCGTGCCCGGCGCGGTCGGCGAGGTGAGCGAAGTCCGAACCGAGCCACCGGAGTGGGAACTCTCCGTCGACGCCGTGGCGGAGGCGATGCGCTCGGACACCCGGTTGGTCGTCCTGACGAATCCGAGCAATCCGACGGGCAAGTACCTCGGGGCGGAGACGATTCAGGCGCTGTACGACCTCGTCGAGGAGAACGACGCGTACCTGCTCGTCGACGAGGTGTATCGCATGCTGGCCGACGACCCTCACGCTCCGGCCGCCTCGCTCGGGCCGCGAGCCATCTCGACCGCGGGCGTCTCGAAGTCGTACGGCCTCGCGGGTGCGCGCCTGGGTTGGGTCGTCGCGGAGACGGAGATCGCGGACGCGGTGCGCAAGTGGAAGGACTACACCACGATTTCGCCCCCGAAACTCGGTCAGCACGTCGCTCGACAGGCGCTCGGGGACCAGGAGGCCGAGATTCTCGAAGCCAACCGAGCCCACGCGAAATCGAACCGGGAACGCGTCGTCGCGTTCGTCGAACGCTACGACCTCGACTGGTTCGAGCCGACGGGCGTGAACGGGTTCCCGACGATTCCCGACGGGTTCGAGAGCGGAAAGCAGTTCTGTCGGTCGCTGTTCGAGGCCGAGAGCGTCGTCCTCGCGCCCGGCGACGTCTTCGGCTACCCCGACCGATTCCGAATCGGCTTCGGACTCCACACCGACGAACTCGAGGAGGGGCTCGAACGGGTCGGTCGGCACATCGAAAACCACGACTGA
- a CDS encoding cyclase family protein produces the protein MPTRDLTHPLDESTAVYPGDPPVRLSPAATHDEDGYRVTDLHLGSHSGTHVDAPSHTERDGKDLDEFAVDRFAFDARLVDCSGMGARQPIRRDELESKVDDGELNDGEADDEEVGTADLLVVRTGWDAHWGTDRYFDHPYLDREAAAWCADRGLSVGLDALSPDPTPSSGGNETSETERAEAKSSAEPDGVPAHRELLGGGQLVVENLCDLGGLPDRFEVRAYPLALSGADGAPVRAVAVW, from the coding sequence ATGCCCACCCGCGACCTCACCCACCCGCTCGACGAATCGACCGCGGTCTACCCCGGCGACCCGCCGGTCCGACTCTCGCCCGCGGCGACCCACGACGAAGACGGCTATCGGGTCACCGACCTCCACCTCGGCAGCCACTCGGGGACCCACGTCGACGCGCCGAGCCACACCGAACGCGACGGGAAGGACCTGGACGAGTTCGCGGTCGACCGCTTCGCGTTCGACGCGCGACTCGTCGACTGTTCGGGGATGGGCGCGCGCCAGCCGATTCGGCGCGATGAACTGGAATCGAAGGTCGACGACGGAGAACTGAACGACGGGGAAGCGGACGACGAGGAGGTCGGCACCGCCGACCTCCTCGTCGTCCGGACCGGGTGGGACGCCCACTGGGGCACCGACCGCTACTTCGACCACCCGTATCTAGACAGGGAGGCGGCGGCGTGGTGCGCCGACCGCGGCCTGAGCGTGGGACTCGACGCGCTGAGTCCCGACCCCACACCCTCGTCGGGCGGGAACGAAACGTCGGAAACGGAGAGAGCGGAAGCGAAATCGTCGGCGGAACCGGACGGGGTGCCGGCCCACCGCGAACTGCTCGGCGGGGGACAACTCGTCGTGGAGAATCTGTGCGACCTCGGCGGCCTGCCCGACCGCTTCGAGGTCCGAGCCTACCCGCTCGCGCTGTCGGGAGCGGACGGAGCGCCCGTCAGGGCCGTGGCGGTGTGGTAG
- the hemG gene encoding protoporphyrinogen oxidase, with translation MSERTAMTGASDSEAGPRVGIVGGGVTGLSLAHFLAERGVEFELFEAAADPGGVVRSERADGLLTERGPQRIRRTDLLNGLIRDLGLDDEVLVADPDLSIRVYADGALHTAPFTVAEFMATDLLSADAKREVLAEPFTDPAGPDETAADLFTRKFGAEAYRNLLGPLFGGIYGSDPAEMPARHALAGLLKLEARDGSLLKTAIKRSESDHESPPAISFEDGLQRLPEALAAAHADRVRLGTPVTAVREAGAGPGYELETLDGATAFDQVVLTTPADLTADLVAGLTPDSADALRELTYNPLAMVYLRADVASDGDVDPNALGYQVGYDEDVRTLGVSWNDAMFDRGVRASEASAGSSRAERSDGVYTAFLGGMHDPEILDGSDETLGDVAAAEFETVTGAPAEVVDVYRVPRGFPAYDASWDALERVELPPGVRLATNYTARMGVPSRLREAEQLAAELADVRDE, from the coding sequence GTGTCTGAACGCACCGCGATGACCGGCGCGAGCGACTCAGAAGCCGGACCCCGGGTCGGCATCGTCGGCGGCGGCGTCACGGGCCTGTCGCTGGCTCACTTTCTGGCCGAGCGCGGCGTCGAGTTCGAACTCTTCGAGGCCGCCGCCGACCCCGGCGGCGTCGTCCGGAGCGAGCGCGCGGACGGCCTGCTGACCGAGCGCGGCCCCCAGCGAATTCGCCGGACCGACCTGCTGAACGGTCTAATTCGCGACCTGGGCCTCGACGACGAGGTCCTGGTCGCCGACCCGGACCTCTCCATCCGGGTCTACGCCGACGGGGCGCTCCACACCGCGCCGTTCACGGTCGCGGAGTTCATGGCGACCGACCTGCTGTCGGCCGACGCCAAGCGCGAGGTGCTGGCCGAACCGTTCACCGACCCGGCCGGTCCCGACGAAACCGCCGCGGACCTGTTCACCCGGAAGTTCGGCGCGGAGGCCTACCGCAACCTCCTCGGGCCGCTGTTCGGCGGCATCTACGGCTCGGACCCCGCCGAGATGCCCGCCCGCCACGCGCTCGCCGGCCTGCTGAAACTCGAAGCCCGCGACGGAAGCCTGCTCAAGACCGCCATCAAACGCTCGGAGAGCGACCACGAGTCGCCGCCGGCAATCTCGTTCGAGGACGGACTCCAGCGCCTCCCCGAGGCGCTCGCGGCCGCCCACGCCGACCGGGTCCGCCTCGGGACGCCCGTCACGGCCGTCAGAGAGGCCGGGGCGGGTCCGGGGTACGAACTGGAGACGCTCGACGGCGCGACGGCGTTCGACCAGGTCGTGTTGACGACGCCCGCCGACCTCACTGCCGACCTCGTGGCCGGCCTCACGCCCGACTCGGCCGACGCGCTCCGCGAACTCACCTACAACCCGTTGGCGATGGTCTACCTGCGCGCGGACGTCGCGAGCGACGGCGACGTCGACCCGAACGCGCTCGGCTATCAGGTTGGCTACGACGAAGACGTCCGCACCCTCGGCGTCTCGTGGAACGACGCCATGTTCGACCGCGGCGTTCGCGCGAGCGAAGCGAGCGCGGGCTCGTCGCGAGCGGAGCGAAGCGACGGCGTCTACACCGCCTTCCTCGGCGGGATGCACGACCCCGAGATACTGGACGGGAGCGACGAGACGCTCGGCGATGTCGCCGCCGCGGAGTTCGAAACCGTCACGGGCGCGCCCGCCGAGGTCGTAGACGTCTACCGCGTTCCGCGGGGCTTTCCGGCCTACGACGCCTCGTGGGACGCCCTAGAGCGAGTCGAACTCCCGCCGGGAGTTCGACTCGCGACGAACTACACGGCCCGGATGGGCGTGCCGAGTCGGTTGCGGGAGGCCGAGCAGTTGGCCGCGGAACTGGCGGACGTCCGAGACGAGTAA